The Pseudonocardia broussonetiae DNA segment TGAGCGCTCACGCCGGTTCGTCGTAGCTGCCCACCACCCGCGACTGCAGCGGGAAGCGGACGGGGGTGTCGCCGAACAGGCGGCGCCGGGCGGTGTCGGCGGCCGTGGCGATCGCGTCGACGACGTCGGTCGCGACCTCGGCGGGGCAGTGCAGCAGGACCTCGTCGTGCTGGAAGAACACCAGCTCGGCCGGGCCGCCGCGCAGCAGCAGGCGCAGCTCGGCGAGCAGCACGAGCGCCCACTCCGCCGCGGTGGCCTGCACGACGAAGTTGCGGGTGAAGCGGCCGCGGGCGCGGGCCCGGGCGGGCTCCTCGTCGCCGGGGCGGGCCGGCGGGCAGGTGCGGCCGAGGTGCGAGCGCACGAGCCGGCCCGCCTCCCCGTCGCGTGCGGCGCCGTCGACGTAGGCCATCGCGGCCGGGTAGCGGCGCCGCAGCCGCGCGACGAGCTCGCCCGCCTGCCCGGCGCTCGCCCCGTACATCGCCGAGAGCAGCGCGAGCTTGGCCTGGCCGCGGTCGCCGCCGAACTCGCGGGCGGCCAGCGCGGCGTAGAGGTCGTCGGCGTCGGGGGCCAGGGCGTGGTCGCCCGACAGGGCCGCGAGCACGCGGGGCTCCAGCTGCGCCGCGTCGGCGACGACGAGCCGCCACCCCGGGTCGGCCCGCACCGCGCCGCGCAGCGTCCGGGGGATCTGCAGCGCCCCGCCGCCGCGGGTGGCCCAGCGCCCCGTGACGACCCCGCCGACGACGTACTCGGGCCGGAACCGCCCGTCGCGCACCCAGGTGGCCAGCCAGCTCCAGCCGTGCGCGGCGTGCAGCCGCGCGAGCTCCTTGTAGGCCAGCAGCGGCGCGACGGCCGGGTGCGCGACGCGGCGCAGCTCCCACGCGCGGGTGGTGGTCAGCTCGTGGCCGGCGCGGGCGAAGGCGCGCAGCAGCTCGGCAGGGGAGTCGGAGTTGACCGGGCGCCCGAACGCGGCGTCGACCTCCGCGGCGAGCGCGGCCAGCGCCGGCGGGCGGCCGCCGAGGACCGGGCGCGGGCCCAGCAGCTCGGTGAGCAGGGCGTCGTGCGCGGCCGCGCTCCACGGCAGCCCGTGCGCCGTCATCTCCTCGGCGACCAGCGCGCCGGCCGACTCCGCGGCGGCCAGCAGGCGCATCCGCGGGTCGGTGAGCGCCCGGACCTGCGCCGCGTGCACGGCGACGACGTCGGCGAGCTCGTCGCGGGCGGGCCCGGTGTCGAACAGCCCGGGGGAGACCTCGTCCCCGTCGGCGTCGAGCGGAGGGTCGGGATCGGGTGCCCGCCCGGCCAGACGGGCCGCGGCCGCAGCGAGCCCGTGCGGCTCCCCGTACCGCCCGGCCGCCGCCACCAGCAGCCCCTCCACCAGCTCGACGTCGTGCGCCCGCCCGACCCGCACGCCCGCCGCGAGCAGCCGCCGGTAGGTGCGCGGGCGGGCCAGCACCCAGCGCGGGGCGTGCTCCCGTTCCAGGTCGGCGACGGCGGCGAGGCCGGGCAGCACCTTGGCCCCGGCCAGCGGGGTGCCGTCGTCGGTCAGGCGCCGCACCCGCACCGGGCCGTCGCGCGGGCCGGGGTCGAGCGCGATCCTCATCCCGGGGAGGTCATCGCCGTCCTGGGGGAGGTCATCGCCGCGCCAGCAACCCGCGCTGCGGGACCCCGAGGATCTCCTCCGGCCCGGCGCCGACCTCGTCGAGGATGTCGTTGGCCGCGAGCACCCCGGTGAGCGACGCGCGCTCCATGAGGCCGGTGAGGAACGGCGAGTCGACGTGGTCGCCCGCGATCCGGACGCCCCGCGCGTCGCCGGTGACGGCGGGCCGGGTGCCCGCGCCGCCCGGCGGCCACGTGGGCGCGGTGGCCTCCATGCGCTGCG contains these protein-coding regions:
- a CDS encoding bifunctional 3'-5' exonuclease/DNA polymerase gives rise to the protein MRIALDPGPRDGPVRVRRLTDDGTPLAGAKVLPGLAAVADLEREHAPRWVLARPRTYRRLLAAGVRVGRAHDVELVEGLLVAAAGRYGEPHGLAAAAARLAGRAPDPDPPLDADGDEVSPGLFDTGPARDELADVVAVHAAQVRALTDPRMRLLAAAESAGALVAEEMTAHGLPWSAAAHDALLTELLGPRPVLGGRPPALAALAAEVDAAFGRPVNSDSPAELLRAFARAGHELTTTRAWELRRVAHPAVAPLLAYKELARLHAAHGWSWLATWVRDGRFRPEYVVGGVVTGRWATRGGGALQIPRTLRGAVRADPGWRLVVADAAQLEPRVLAALSGDHALAPDADDLYAALAAREFGGDRGQAKLALLSAMYGASAGQAGELVARLRRRYPAAMAYVDGAARDGEAGRLVRSHLGRTCPPARPGDEEPARARARGRFTRNFVVQATAAEWALVLLAELRLLLRGGPAELVFFQHDEVLLHCPAEVATDVVDAIATAADTARRRLFGDTPVRFPLQSRVVGSYDEPA